The genomic segment CACGTCGGCCGACGCCGATCGGGCTGCGTTGATGGCGTCGTACGCAACAGCAGCAGCGTCGCTTCCCTGCTGATGGGCAATCACCCGGAGACCAAGGCGATCTCCCCACACCTGAAGTTGTTCCGAGGCCGCAGCCCGAAACGTATCCGCCCCGGCCAGAAGGACCTTCCTGCCCTCCACCGTCAGTTGATGGGCCAATTTGCCCGTAGTGGTCGTCTTCCCACTTCCGTTGACTCCGACCATTACCACCGCCGCCAGATCGTCGGAGTCCCCTATAGGCTCTCCCATAGCAGGCACGGCCTCTAAAATCTCCACCAACATATCCTGAAAAGAACGAAGCAGTTCTTCCCGATCTCGAAGGCCATCTCGACGAGCAAGGTCTCGAAGACGAGAGACCAGGTGCTCCGACAGATCAAGCCCCACATCTCCGGCAATCAGTCGTTCCTCCAGTTCCTCCCAGAACGACTCGTCAATTTTTCCAGAAAAAAGGACAGCCAAGCCATGGCCCCACCGACCTCGAGCCTTCTGAATTTTTGACGCAACTCCTTTAAAAAAAGCCATCAGCTCTGGATGCCTCCTTTAGGCCTCTCGGACCGGTCATTGCCTGACGGACGAAC from the Dethiosulfovibrio peptidovorans genome contains:
- a CDS encoding signal recognition particle-docking protein FtsY is translated as MAFFKGVASKIQKARGRWGHGLAVLFSGKIDESFWEELEERLIAGDVGLDLSEHLVSRLRDLARRDGLRDREELLRSFQDMLVEILEAVPAMGEPIGDSDDLAAVVMVGVNGSGKTTTTGKLAHQLTVEGRKVLLAGADTFRAAASEQLQVWGDRLGLRVIAHQQGSDAAAVAYDAINAARSASADVVFVDTAGRLQSKHNLMEELGKIYRVVTRELGSENVESLLVLDAVMGQNALQQARLFNEAAPLTGVVLAKYDNSAKGGIVLAIAHELKLPIRYIGLGESMEDLAPFEPRTFVDALLSQEQEL